In a single window of the Acinetobacter sp. CS-2 genome:
- the lysA gene encoding diaminopimelate decarboxylase, giving the protein MSFTRINGVLHAEQCSLQQLAQQFGTPLYVYSKATFEKHYLDMDRAFSFIDHQICFAVKSNSNLAVLNVLAKRGAGFDIVTGGELARVLKAGGDASKIVFSGLGKSEADIQKALEVGIACFNVESYAELDRIQKVAASLGKKAPISLRVNPDVDAKTHPYISTGLKENKFGIPSDTVFETYQYAASLPNLDVVGIDCHIGSQLTETQPFVDALDRVIVMIEKLKELGINLKHIDIGGGLGVTYKDETPPSVEEYANALRPALEKLGLKVYMEPGRSISANAGVLLTKVDLLKPTNHRNFAIIDAAMNDLIRPALYEAWMDIQEVIPRTDVEAKEWDVVGAICETGDFLGKERQLAIKENDVLAVLGAGAYGFVMSSNYNSRGRAAEVMVDGDQAHLIRERESIESLWERERLLP; this is encoded by the coding sequence ATGAGTTTTACCCGCATCAATGGGGTTTTGCATGCCGAGCAATGTTCTCTACAACAGCTTGCGCAGCAATTTGGCACGCCACTTTATGTTTATTCAAAAGCGACTTTTGAAAAGCATTATTTAGATATGGATCGTGCTTTTAGCTTTATCGATCATCAAATTTGTTTTGCGGTAAAGTCAAACTCTAACCTTGCGGTGTTGAATGTACTGGCCAAGCGTGGCGCGGGCTTTGATATTGTTACTGGTGGTGAACTGGCGCGTGTTCTTAAGGCGGGTGGTGATGCTTCTAAAATTGTATTCTCGGGTTTAGGTAAATCTGAAGCGGATATCCAAAAAGCGCTAGAAGTAGGCATTGCATGTTTTAATGTCGAGTCTTATGCTGAGCTGGACCGTATTCAAAAAGTGGCAGCAAGCTTAGGTAAAAAAGCCCCAATTTCCTTGCGTGTCAATCCGGATGTCGATGCCAAAACTCATCCCTACATTTCAACCGGTTTAAAAGAAAACAAATTCGGTATTCCTTCCGATACGGTATTTGAAACCTATCAATATGCTGCATCGTTGCCAAACCTGGATGTTGTGGGAATTGACTGTCATATCGGTTCACAATTGACTGAAACCCAGCCTTTTGTTGATGCGCTGGATCGTGTGATTGTGATGATTGAGAAACTTAAAGAATTAGGTATCAATCTAAAACACATTGATATCGGTGGCGGTTTGGGCGTGACCTATAAAGATGAAACGCCTCCATCTGTAGAAGAATATGCCAATGCATTACGTCCAGCTTTGGAAAAGCTGGGTCTAAAAGTGTATATGGAACCGGGTCGCAGTATTTCTGCCAATGCCGGTGTGTTACTGACTAAAGTCGATTTGCTCAAACCGACCAATCACCGTAACTTTGCCATTATTGATGCCGCGATGAACGACCTGATTCGTCCTGCTTTGTATGAAGCATGGATGGATATTCAGGAAGTGATTCCACGTACTGACGTTGAAGCGAAAGAGTGGGATGTCGTCGGGGCGATTTGTGAAACCGGTGATTTCCTGGGTAAAGAGCGTCAGCTGGCAATCAAAGAAAATGATGTACTGGCTGTGTTGGGTGCGGGTGCTTACGGTTTCGTGATGAGCTCGAACTATAACAGTCGCGGACGTGCTGCTGAAGTGATGGTGGATGGTGATCAGGCACATCTGATTCGTGAGCGCGAAAGCATTGAATCTTTGTGGGAACGTGAACGTTTATTGCCATAA
- a CDS encoding cysteine peptidase family C39 domain-containing protein, with amino-acid sequence MALEMPEELARLEANGGIFAVWMLLQHLGIDADIQQLVEVCRYDSENGTTTIGLAVGLKKFGFHVQFYTDPDPDLQQSEKLSYQEAEQLNLPILPALNYQQIQQAFDQNKFVIAYYDTLEGVGNHSLVYDVNEDEICFFDSFDAMPTAIFEQQRNAEGICRQVIVADY; translated from the coding sequence ATGGCTTTAGAAATGCCTGAAGAATTAGCCCGTCTGGAAGCAAATGGCGGAATTTTTGCAGTATGGATGCTGCTGCAACATTTAGGTATTGATGCCGATATTCAGCAGCTGGTAGAGGTATGTAGATATGATTCAGAAAATGGCACGACGACCATCGGCTTAGCTGTCGGTCTGAAAAAGTTTGGTTTTCATGTGCAGTTTTATACCGATCCTGATCCTGATCTTCAGCAGAGTGAAAAGCTTAGTTACCAGGAAGCTGAGCAACTGAATTTACCTATTCTTCCTGCATTAAATTATCAGCAAATTCAACAAGCATTTGATCAAAATAAATTTGTGATTGCCTATTACGACACATTAGAAGGTGTGGGTAATCACTCCCTTGTTTATGATGTCAATGAAGATGAAATCTGTTTCTTTGACAGTTTTGATGCGATGCCTACGGCTATATTTGAACAACAACGAAATGCAGAAGGGATTTGCAGACAAGTGATTGTTGCTGATTATTAG
- a CDS encoding amino acid permease, whose protein sequence is MSNENHSSPNEGGELQRSLSNRHLQLIAIGGAIGTGLFMGSGKTISLAGPSILIIYMIIGFMVFLVMRALGELLLSNLKYKSFIDFSTDLIGPWAGYFVGWTYWLCWITIGIADLSAIIYYLQFFNGGLPFTPGEGVMISVAAIVFIMGLNLVTVKLFGELEFWFALIKIIAIVVLIAVGLWMIFTGFSSTAGEVASFTHLWSHGGLFPTGVTGFLAGFQIAIFAFVGVELVGTTAAETKDPEQNLPKAVNSIPIRIIIFYVLALVIVMSVTPWNKIDPNISPFVNLFSQAGIAAAAIIMNLVVLSSVMSSMNSGVFSTSRMLFGLSREEQGPKAFGHLNKRAVPANALYFSAICLLLGAALQYFVPNTVEAFTLATTLSTILFICVWLMIIWSYIVYYKTRPELHAKSTFKLPGGLFTCWLVIIFFIGMIYVLSLEADTMKALMVSPIWFIILIIGYFGFYKPKHK, encoded by the coding sequence ATGTCAAATGAGAATCATAGTTCACCGAATGAAGGTGGTGAACTGCAGCGGAGTCTGTCGAATCGGCATTTGCAGCTTATTGCAATTGGCGGGGCCATTGGTACAGGTTTGTTCATGGGTTCGGGTAAAACCATCAGCCTGGCCGGACCATCCATTCTGATCATTTATATGATTATTGGTTTTATGGTTTTTTTGGTCATGCGTGCGCTTGGCGAACTGTTACTGTCTAACCTGAAATACAAGTCTTTTATTGATTTTTCAACCGATTTGATTGGTCCGTGGGCGGGCTATTTTGTCGGCTGGACCTATTGGCTGTGCTGGATCACCATTGGTATTGCTGACTTGTCGGCCATTATTTATTATCTGCAGTTCTTTAACGGGGGGCTGCCGTTTACGCCTGGTGAAGGGGTCATGATCAGTGTTGCCGCCATTGTATTTATTATGGGGCTGAATCTGGTTACCGTTAAATTGTTCGGTGAGTTAGAGTTCTGGTTTGCTTTAATCAAGATTATTGCCATTGTCGTATTGATTGCTGTGGGTCTGTGGATGATCTTTACCGGGTTTTCTTCTACCGCAGGTGAAGTCGCTTCCTTTACTCATCTCTGGTCACATGGCGGTTTATTTCCAACAGGCGTAACGGGTTTCTTGGCCGGTTTCCAGATTGCCATCTTTGCCTTCGTCGGTGTGGAACTGGTGGGTACCACAGCAGCTGAAACCAAAGATCCTGAACAGAACTTGCCTAAAGCAGTCAACTCGATCCCTATTCGTATTATCATTTTCTATGTGCTGGCACTGGTCATTGTCATGTCAGTTACGCCATGGAACAAGATTGATCCGAACATCAGTCCATTCGTCAACCTGTTTAGCCAGGCCGGTATTGCTGCTGCAGCGATTATCATGAATTTGGTGGTGTTATCTTCGGTGATGTCATCCATGAACAGTGGGGTGTTCTCGACCAGCCGTATGCTGTTTGGTCTGTCACGTGAAGAGCAGGGTCCTAAAGCCTTCGGTCATTTAAATAAACGTGCTGTGCCTGCCAATGCACTGTATTTCTCGGCAATCTGTTTGTTACTCGGTGCTGCACTTCAGTACTTTGTACCGAATACGGTTGAAGCGTTTACTCTTGCAACCACACTTTCAACCATCCTGTTTATCTGTGTCTGGCTGATGATTATCTGGAGCTATATCGTGTATTACAAAACACGTCCAGAACTGCATGCCAAATCAACCTTTAAACTTCCTGGTGGATTGTTTACCTGCTGGTTGGTAATCATCTTCTTTATTGGCATGATTTATGTGTTGTCTTTAGAAGCAGACACCATGAAAGCGCTGATGGTCAGCCCAATCTGGTTCATTATTTTGATTATTGGTTACTTTGGTTTCTACAAACCGAAACATAAATAA
- a CDS encoding tetratricopeptide repeat protein encodes MSNRISPPASLMNLAITGNAKAQFELAELYMQSEHDDDIVLAEEWALKAAENGNIEAMYWLGEGYTVYAKDLAEEDPEESKAHFELGYYWLSKANIQKHPAATLELAGYFRRGDVIEKDVAKSVSLVKQAAEWGEVQAMRDLAFIYENGLGIEIDEEKADYWTEKAQAAEK; translated from the coding sequence ATGTCTAACCGAATTTCTCCTCCTGCCTCACTGATGAATTTAGCCATTACAGGAAATGCAAAAGCACAATTTGAACTGGCTGAGCTGTATATGCAAAGCGAGCATGATGATGACATTGTTCTTGCCGAAGAATGGGCACTAAAAGCCGCAGAAAATGGCAATATCGAAGCGATGTACTGGCTGGGTGAAGGTTATACCGTTTATGCCAAAGACTTGGCTGAAGAAGACCCGGAAGAATCCAAAGCACATTTTGAACTCGGCTATTACTGGCTGAGCAAAGCCAATATACAGAAACACCCTGCTGCGACTTTAGAATTGGCGGGTTATTTCCGTCGTGGCGATGTGATTGAAAAAGATGTGGCCAAATCTGTGTCTTTAGTCAAGCAGGCTGCTGAATGGGGCGAAGTTCAAGCCATGCGTGATTTGGCTTTTATCTATGAAAATGGTTTAGGCATAGAAATAGATGAAGAAAAAGCGGATTACTGGACTGAAAAAGCACAAGCAGCTGAAAAATAA
- the lptM gene encoding LPS translocon maturation chaperone LptM, translated as MRLVICCISLLATGFALVGCGQSGALQLPSDPNYNKRAKYLLYPNVDSKQQSSNKQEAAPVAPELPASSAATN; from the coding sequence ATGCGTCTTGTCATTTGCTGCATCAGTTTATTGGCGACAGGTTTTGCTTTAGTCGGTTGTGGTCAGTCTGGAGCTTTGCAGCTACCGAGTGATCCGAATTACAACAAACGTGCAAAATATTTGTTATATCCCAATGTAGATTCAAAACAGCAATCCTCAAATAAGCAAGAAGCCGCTCCAGTAGCACCAGAGCTTCCTGCTTCATCTGCTGCAACGAATTAA
- a CDS encoding Tim44 domain-containing protein, producing the protein MEVRQRGLMAGILMAAMVVAPMAEAKRAGGGKSHGMSRSAAPTQSYQQPRQVTPVQQPVAPAQQKSGSGVGKMVAAGVAGAAVGAVAANALADDKAASDAQTQQEEEKGGIPGWIWILLAAAVAFFLFRKFGAKKKLAANNPYAPNNAGNTAPFGQQTAAPRTSNDSTNIFGQSVGGSAATQVPFGAASTQSGNQLPDGTEPAAFLRVARQRFNHIQSMNTASNIAEIQRYLTPDLYQSMYNDIMANQDQDVAEFSNLNAMVVDSATENGQYVVSVRFTGTVSEDLNSLPQPFTEIWHFVKPAGSNQDWLVAGIQQEH; encoded by the coding sequence ATGGAAGTTCGACAGCGTGGTTTGATGGCCGGTATTTTAATGGCAGCTATGGTGGTTGCACCAATGGCCGAAGCAAAACGTGCAGGTGGCGGTAAAAGTCATGGCATGAGCCGTTCTGCTGCTCCAACCCAATCTTACCAACAACCGCGTCAAGTTACTCCTGTTCAACAACCTGTTGCCCCTGCCCAACAAAAATCGGGTTCAGGTGTAGGTAAAATGGTTGCTGCTGGTGTTGCAGGTGCTGCAGTTGGTGCGGTAGCTGCAAATGCTTTAGCAGATGACAAAGCTGCAAGTGATGCACAGACTCAGCAAGAGGAAGAAAAAGGCGGAATTCCAGGCTGGATCTGGATTCTTCTGGCAGCAGCAGTCGCTTTCTTCTTGTTCCGTAAATTCGGAGCAAAAAAAAAATTAGCAGCTAATAATCCGTATGCACCAAACAATGCGGGTAATACAGCACCGTTTGGTCAGCAAACTGCGGCACCACGTACTTCAAATGACAGCACCAACATTTTTGGTCAGTCTGTAGGTGGTTCTGCAGCAACTCAAGTGCCTTTTGGTGCTGCTTCAACACAAAGTGGCAACCAGCTGCCAGACGGTACTGAACCTGCTGCTTTCTTGCGTGTTGCTCGTCAGCGCTTTAACCATATTCAGTCTATGAATACAGCAAGCAACATTGCTGAAATTCAACGTTATTTAACGCCTGATCTGTATCAGTCGATGTATAATGACATTATGGCGAATCAAGATCAGGACGTTGCCGAGTTCTCTAACCTGAATGCAATGGTGGTCGATTCTGCAACTGAAAATGGTCAATATGTGGTGAGCGTACGTTTCACAGGTACAGTAAGTGAAGATTTGAACAGCTTGCCACAGCCATTTACTGAAATCTGGCACTTTGTAAAACCTGCCGGTTCTAATCAGGACTGGTTGGTTGCCGGTATTCAGCAAGAACACTGA
- the radA gene encoding DNA repair protein RadA, whose translation MSKVKTVYRCEQCGTDHPKWAGQCSECGEWNSLLEVTLAPATTHRAQPKMGGGYAGQAATITTLNKVSVSHETRLATGIGEFDRVLGGGLVTGSVVLIGGDPGIGKSTILLQTATHMAAAQSSALYVTGEESLSQVALRAHRLELPTEHLKVMAETCVERICEVLAQERPAVAILDSIQTLYTETLQSAPGGVSQIRESAALLTRFAKNSGTALFIVGHVTKEGALAGPRVLEHMVDCVLYFEGQSDSRYRMIRAVKNRFGAVNELGVFGMTDKGLREVSNPSAIFLSRYDEAIPGSIVMISREGTRPLLVEVQALVDDAHGQPRRVALGLEQNRLNMLLAVMHRHGGVQTSGQDVYVNVVGGLKITETGSDLAVLLACASSLRGKALPQQLAVFGEVGLSGEIRPVPNGQERLKEAIKHGFKYIILPRGNAPQKPIPNVQIISVARLHEALTEAMNLSEELA comes from the coding sequence ATGAGCAAAGTCAAAACTGTTTACCGTTGCGAACAATGTGGAACTGACCATCCGAAATGGGCGGGACAATGTTCAGAATGTGGTGAATGGAACAGCCTGCTCGAAGTCACTCTTGCACCCGCAACAACACACCGTGCCCAGCCTAAAATGGGCGGTGGCTATGCCGGTCAGGCAGCAACCATCACCACCCTGAATAAAGTTTCTGTTTCACATGAAACACGCTTGGCTACAGGGATAGGTGAATTTGACCGCGTTCTGGGCGGTGGTCTAGTCACCGGTTCAGTGGTTCTGATTGGCGGTGATCCCGGAATTGGTAAATCCACGATTCTTTTACAAACGGCGACCCATATGGCAGCTGCGCAGAGTTCTGCACTCTATGTGACTGGTGAAGAATCGCTGTCGCAAGTCGCTTTGCGTGCCCATCGTCTGGAATTGCCGACTGAGCATCTTAAAGTCATGGCAGAAACCTGCGTGGAACGAATCTGCGAGGTACTTGCGCAAGAACGCCCTGCTGTTGCCATTCTGGATTCGATTCAAACCTTATATACCGAAACCTTGCAGTCGGCACCGGGTGGTGTATCACAAATTCGTGAATCGGCAGCTTTACTGACCCGTTTTGCTAAAAATAGTGGCACGGCGCTGTTCATTGTGGGTCATGTGACCAAAGAAGGCGCATTGGCGGGACCCCGTGTACTGGAACACATGGTCGACTGTGTCCTGTATTTTGAAGGACAATCCGACTCACGTTACCGGATGATTCGCGCGGTAAAAAACCGTTTCGGGGCAGTCAATGAACTGGGCGTGTTTGGCATGACCGATAAAGGCTTACGTGAAGTCTCCAATCCGTCCGCTATTTTCTTAAGCCGTTATGATGAAGCCATTCCCGGTTCAATTGTGATGATCAGCCGCGAAGGCACCCGTCCCCTGTTGGTCGAAGTACAAGCTTTGGTGGATGATGCGCATGGTCAACCGCGTCGTGTGGCACTCGGTCTGGAACAAAACCGCCTGAACATGCTGCTGGCTGTCATGCACCGTCACGGCGGGGTGCAAACCTCTGGACAGGATGTCTATGTCAATGTTGTTGGCGGTCTCAAAATTACCGAAACTGGTTCAGACCTGGCTGTTTTACTGGCTTGTGCTTCAAGCTTGCGTGGCAAAGCCTTGCCACAACAACTGGCAGTATTTGGCGAAGTCGGACTGTCTGGTGAAATTCGTCCGGTGCCAAATGGTCAGGAACGTTTAAAAGAAGCCATTAAGCATGGTTTTAAATACATTATTTTACCGCGTGGCAATGCTCCCCAAAAGCCGATTCCAAATGTTCAGATCATTTCAGTGGCACGTTTGCATGAAGCATTAACTGAAGCGATGAACTTGAGTGAAGAGTTGGCTTAA
- the dapF gene encoding diaminopimelate epimerase, whose product MFLEFTKMHGLGNDFMVVDLISQRAYLDTVTIQRLADRHFGIGFDQLLIVEPPDLPNVDFKYRIFNADGSEVEQCGNGVRCFARFVHERQLTTKTKIKVQTKAGIVEPELGANGWVRVNMGYPKFLPSEIPFLADEPENLYDIELADNEKLTIDVVNMGNPHAVTIVPDVITADVARIGPQVESHERFPQRVNAGFMQIIDEKHARLRVFERGVGETLACGTGACAAAVSGMRRGLLANNVEIELAGGKLQIEWKEGDVVWMTGPTANVYQGRIDLSYYQ is encoded by the coding sequence ATGTTTTTAGAATTTACCAAAATGCATGGTCTGGGCAATGACTTCATGGTGGTTGATCTGATCAGTCAGCGTGCCTACCTGGATACTGTCACCATTCAACGTTTGGCAGATCGCCACTTTGGCATCGGTTTTGACCAGTTGCTGATTGTTGAGCCGCCTGATTTACCCAATGTCGATTTTAAATATCGTATTTTCAATGCTGACGGTTCTGAAGTGGAGCAATGCGGAAACGGTGTGCGCTGTTTTGCACGTTTTGTGCATGAGCGTCAGCTCACCACCAAAACCAAAATTAAAGTGCAGACCAAAGCCGGTATTGTAGAGCCTGAGCTGGGTGCCAATGGCTGGGTTCGCGTCAATATGGGTTATCCTAAATTCTTGCCAAGTGAAATTCCGTTTTTGGCAGATGAACCGGAAAACTTGTATGACATTGAGCTGGCCGACAATGAAAAGTTGACTATTGATGTTGTGAATATGGGCAATCCACATGCAGTGACCATCGTTCCCGATGTGATTACCGCAGATGTCGCACGTATTGGACCACAAGTAGAATCACATGAGCGTTTCCCGCAACGTGTCAATGCCGGTTTTATGCAAATCATTGATGAAAAGCATGCCCGTTTACGTGTTTTTGAACGCGGTGTCGGTGAAACTCTTGCTTGTGGTACAGGTGCATGCGCCGCTGCGGTTTCAGGAATGCGCCGTGGTCTGTTGGCTAATAATGTTGAAATTGAATTGGCTGGTGGCAAGTTACAAATTGAATGGAAAGAAGGCGATGTGGTGTGGATGACTGGTCCAACAGCAAACGTCTATCAGGGTCGTATCGATTTGAGTTATTACCAATAG
- a CDS encoding alpha/beta fold hydrolase, with protein MTHLIFLPGASGSTEFWQPLIELLSADYTVQVIAYPGFGQEPAQKDVYDFNSLSDYVLDQIQQDSVLIAQSMGGIFAIQAALKKSNLIKAMVLIATSGGIDLSPFEVEDWRTAYKNQFLNYPDWFSTVQLDYSSQLSAIQQKTLLLWGDADPISPVAVGQYLHQTLKDSSFQVIQGGDHLFAAQHATETAAWVSDFLNSLESRARDS; from the coding sequence ATGACGCATTTGATTTTTCTTCCAGGAGCATCTGGAAGTACTGAATTTTGGCAGCCCCTGATTGAACTGCTGTCAGCAGATTATACAGTCCAAGTGATTGCCTATCCTGGGTTCGGTCAAGAACCAGCGCAGAAGGATGTATATGATTTTAATAGTCTGAGTGATTATGTGCTGGACCAGATTCAGCAAGATTCGGTACTGATTGCACAGTCGATGGGCGGAATTTTTGCCATACAGGCTGCATTGAAAAAATCTAATTTAATTAAAGCTATGGTACTGATTGCGACATCAGGCGGGATTGATTTAAGTCCATTTGAAGTCGAGGATTGGCGCACGGCCTATAAAAACCAGTTCCTGAATTACCCGGACTGGTTTTCTACTGTACAGTTGGATTATTCCTCTCAACTTTCAGCCATTCAGCAAAAAACATTACTGCTATGGGGAGATGCCGATCCCATCAGCCCTGTGGCTGTTGGGCAGTATTTACATCAGACATTAAAAGACTCATCGTTTCAGGTTATTCAGGGTGGAGATCATTTATTTGCTGCGCAGCACGCTACAGAGACAGCAGCGTGGGTCTCTGATTTTTTAAATTCACTGGAAAGCAGAGCAAGGGATAGTTAA
- the xerA gene encoding site-specific tyrosine recombinase/integron integrase: protein MWLKEREIQNQSRHTLQAYERDVSDFLNFCEAKKLDLANIETTDLREYLAHKVEQQGLSSSSLQRMLSSIRQFMKWAEQGQYLAFNPADDFQLKRIPRPLPGMVDIETVNQILDQPAPETEAQQQMWLRDKAILELLYSSGLRLAEVQGLRIKDIDFNRQLLRITGKGNKTRVVPFGSKARDAVMKWLQVYPLWHGDFVPDAHVFITQKGNPLGARQIENRVKLQALRAGVNVDLHPHLLRHCFASHMLSNSRDLRAVQEMLGHSNLTTTQIYTHVDFDHLAQVYDQAHPRAQVKKP from the coding sequence ATGTGGCTCAAAGAACGTGAAATTCAAAATCAGTCCAGACATACCTTGCAGGCTTATGAACGTGACGTTTCCGATTTTTTAAACTTTTGTGAAGCTAAAAAACTGGATCTGGCCAATATCGAAACTACAGATCTGCGTGAATATTTGGCCCATAAAGTGGAACAGCAAGGCTTAAGTTCCAGCAGTTTACAGCGGATGCTCTCATCCATACGCCAATTTATGAAATGGGCCGAGCAGGGGCAGTATCTGGCGTTTAATCCGGCGGATGATTTTCAGTTAAAACGTATTCCCAGACCGCTTCCGGGCATGGTCGATATTGAAACCGTGAACCAGATTCTGGATCAGCCGGCACCTGAAACCGAAGCACAGCAACAAATGTGGCTACGGGATAAAGCCATTTTAGAACTATTGTATTCCAGTGGTTTACGTCTGGCTGAAGTGCAAGGTTTGCGGATTAAAGATATCGATTTTAACCGTCAGCTGTTACGTATTACCGGTAAAGGCAATAAAACCCGGGTGGTGCCTTTTGGCAGCAAGGCTCGAGATGCAGTAATGAAGTGGCTGCAAGTCTATCCATTATGGCACGGTGATTTTGTCCCGGATGCCCATGTGTTTATTACCCAAAAGGGCAATCCGCTGGGTGCGCGGCAAATTGAAAACCGGGTGAAACTGCAAGCCCTGCGTGCCGGGGTGAATGTTGATTTGCATCCACATTTGTTACGTCATTGCTTTGCCAGTCATATGCTATCCAACAGCCGGGATTTACGTGCGGTACAGGAAATGCTGGGACATAGCAATTTAACCACCACGCAAATATATACCCATGTTGATTTTGATCATTTGGCTCAGGTGTACGATCAGGCACATCCGCGAGCACAGGTTAAAAAACCGTAA
- the ahcY gene encoding adenosylhomocysteinase, translating to MNAVNASFTDYKVADISLADYGRKEIKLAEAEMPALIGLRKRYSAAKPLAGAKILGCIHMTIQTAVLIETLVELGAEVRWTSCNIFSTQDHAAAAIAARGIPVFAWKGETEEEYMWCLEQQINVNGKPWDANMILDDGGDLTALVHEKYPEVLAKIHGVTEETTTGVQRLYEMLRDGTLKVPAINVNDSVTKSKNDNKYGCRHSLNDAIKRGTDMLMSGRRALVIGYGDVGKGSAQSLRQEGMIVRVTEIDPICAMQACMDGYEVVSPYKNGVQTGKKEDVNADLLQNTDLIVTTTGNYHVCDAAMLDTLKAGAVVCNIGHFDTEIDTNYLRGYKWVEVKPQVHQVYRSENENDYLILLSEGRLVNLGNATGHPSRVMDGSFANQVLAQMHLFAEKFADLPEEQKQAAIRVELLPKKLDEEVAAAMVAGFGGVLTQLTQEQADYLGVQVEGPFKSETYKY from the coding sequence ATGAACGCGGTTAATGCTTCATTTACAGATTATAAAGTTGCCGATATTTCCCTAGCTGACTACGGCCGTAAAGAAATCAAACTTGCTGAAGCAGAAATGCCAGCGCTGATCGGCTTACGTAAACGCTACTCAGCAGCAAAACCACTTGCAGGCGCGAAAATTCTCGGCTGTATTCACATGACCATTCAAACTGCAGTTTTAATTGAAACTTTAGTTGAATTGGGCGCTGAAGTACGTTGGACTTCTTGCAACATCTTCTCTACTCAAGACCACGCTGCTGCTGCAATTGCTGCACGCGGTATTCCTGTTTTTGCCTGGAAAGGTGAAACCGAAGAAGAATACATGTGGTGTCTGGAACAGCAAATCAATGTCAATGGCAAACCTTGGGATGCCAACATGATTCTGGATGATGGCGGTGACTTGACTGCTCTTGTTCACGAAAAATATCCTGAAGTGTTAGCGAAAATCCATGGTGTGACTGAAGAAACCACCACGGGTGTGCAACGTCTTTATGAAATGTTACGTGACGGCACTTTAAAAGTTCCTGCAATCAACGTAAATGACTCAGTAACCAAGTCTAAAAACGACAACAAATACGGTTGCCGCCATTCTCTAAACGATGCGATCAAACGCGGTACTGACATGTTGATGTCTGGTCGTCGTGCATTGGTGATTGGTTACGGTGACGTAGGTAAAGGTTCTGCTCAATCACTTCGTCAAGAAGGTATGATTGTTCGCGTAACCGAAATCGATCCAATCTGTGCGATGCAAGCATGTATGGACGGTTATGAAGTTGTATCTCCATACAAAAACGGCGTGCAAACAGGTAAAAAAGAAGACGTAAATGCGGATCTTCTTCAAAACACTGACTTGATCGTAACGACTACAGGTAACTACCACGTATGTGACGCTGCAATGTTAGATACATTAAAAGCAGGTGCAGTGGTGTGTAACATCGGTCACTTCGATACTGAAATCGATACCAACTACCTACGTGGCTACAAATGGGTTGAAGTTAAACCTCAAGTACACCAAGTGTATCGTTCAGAAAATGAAAACGATTATTTAATCCTCCTTTCTGAAGGTCGTTTAGTGAATCTGGGTAATGCGACTGGTCACCCATCACGTGTGATGGACGGTTCATTTGCTAACCAGGTATTGGCTCAAATGCACTTGTTCGCCGAAAAATTTGCTGATCTTCCTGAAGAGCAAAAACAGGCTGCAATTCGTGTAGAACTGCTTCCTAAGAAACTGGACGAAGAAGTTGCTGCTGCAATGGTTGCCGGTTTCGGTGGTGTCTTGACTCAATTAACTCAAGAACAAGCTGACTACTTAGGTGTTCAAGTTGAAGGTCCATTCAAATCTGAGACTTATAAATACTAA